A window of Rhipicephalus microplus isolate Deutch F79 chromosome 8, USDA_Rmic, whole genome shotgun sequence genomic DNA:
aagcattgttaaaagcagtagaaaaaagcttaaaggacggacaaatactggacagttggcgacaaagtagaatgaacttaatctataaaggcaagggagaaaaggacaagattcgctcgtatagaccactaaccattacatcggtactatacaggttggcgatgcaagcagtaaaaatgaaaatagaaacatgggccgaacataacgatattttgggagaacttcagaacggatttcgagtcgacaggcggttagacgataacctgtttgttctcactcagtgtatagaaatatctaaaatagagaataggcccttgtacgtggcttttctagacatcactggggcatacgacaacgttaatcaggaaattttgtgggatatattgaaaggaatgggcatgggcgacgactgtatacagcttttgagggagatataccgagaaaatacagtttgcatagagtgggaaggaatgcgtagcaaagagaacgttgaggttagcaggggtctgagacagggatgtcctttgtccccactgttattcatgctgtacatggtgagtatggaaaaagcgctagaaggtagcaacattggttttaatctgtcacacaaacagggcggcatgatgattgagcagaagcttccaggtttattttatgcggacgatatcgtcttatttgcggacagtcgagatgatatacagcagctggcgaatatatgcggaagggaaggtgaagctcttggactaggattcagtgtaacgaagtgtggtttgatggtattcaatgatccctgtgatcagacggtgtccatacaaggccaagaaataccgagggtaagtgaatacaagtaccttggagtatgggtaaatgagagtgatagatacatggaggtacaggaaaaagcctcggcagcaaaaggaaagaggaatgcggcaataatgaagcacagagcgttgtggggatacaataggtatgaggtgcttcgaggtctgtggaagggtgtaatggttccagggcttacttttgggaactcagtggtgtgcatgagggcagaggtgcaatcgggaatggatgtaaatcaaaggactgtgggacgcctcgcgttgggtgctcacgggaagacgacacacgaggctgtaaagggcgatatggggtgggcaggttttgaggcgagggaagcgcagagcaaaataaggttcgaagaaaggctaagaaatatgaaggagagtagatgggcagagaaggtgttccgttatttgtataggaagagcgtggacacacagtggagaaaaagaactagaagactcactagtaaatatacggctggtattgtgagccatatgtcaacaaagagcgttaagggaaaagtcagggaggcggagaggatttactggatggcagctatggagaaaaaaccggctttgagtaactaccgaaagggcaaaaatgaaataaggagggaggcattttacgataattcaaggggaagcgctttactgtttgaagcgagatcgggttgccttagaacgcgtagttataaagcaagattcagtaaagaagaagaacaatgcacatgctgcgggaaagataaggaaacggcggagcatgttctgattgaatgtggagatatccacccaggtgtacgtttgggcacgagcctacaggaagccttgggttttagggacaacaatggaaagctgaacacacccgcgattgaaataagtaagagacggttagagtattggtggcagaaaattagagagaaaggacaaaaataaatattggaaaaataaaatatggacagtgtgccgtaaatggcagagaacttaagctgaaaatttaccttttttttccattaagatagaatttatcgaagtagaggcattaggccaacataaaaaaaagaaaaaaaggttttttttttttgtcgagcctggtggcatacttgtcaccaccccgttataaaggggacgctcatagcatccatccatccatccatccatccaattaCGGATAGGTGGCGTCAGCCgccgtccgatctaaagggtacagtcagatcaatccatccatccatctatccaatACACATATATGCctataaagtggacggagggGTGAGCACTACTGTAGCTTAATGGTAGAGCGCCCGAAGCGATactcgaaggtagcaggttctgTCCCCCTGCTAACGgcgttatcttttcatccacttttctttcccaTTTGCATAACAGTTACTTGTTACAACATGCCCTACACCTTCGTCGGCCTCATTGCCTGTTAATTCTCCAATTTCATGCTACACCTCTTTCTTTCACCTTCAAAGGCGTAGAAAAGAGTAACGCAAAAGTAGTAGCTTTAAAGTTGCACCTCTTTCCTTCGCTGCTTCGGCAGGCAGCATTGAAAAGGGTACTCACACGACCTTGAGACATCGCAAAGGGACTAGTTTTCCTATCTTGGCAAGCAGTTTTAACGGCCTCCCCACACCATAGACAGAAAATAGCTATCAAATATTTTAGCTTGGTTTTTAAAATTTGACTAAACGAGCATCTACCAGCTGTTTCCACCGCAATGGATATTATCCCGACAAGTCGACACAGTCCCGCAGCGTTTGCAAACTCTGCATAATACATGCCCTGTAAATCGAAGAAATCACAGTCGGTGTCGCAAGCGACGATTCACTCATCTTTTTTGATGTGCATCTCAAGCAGATGACAGATCTGCCACCAGCATTTCGCAAGCTGCTGTCTCACCGCAACATCACGCTGCCATGACTCGTCAAGGAAAAGCAACCCCCTCAGTATCGAAATCAAAAGTCTTTTTTTAGGCGGTGTTAAAAATATATTCGAATCATTCCCAGGCAGTGAAGTACCCTTCTTAGGGGCTCAACACCAGTGTTTTTCTTTAAAGCAACAATCCGAGcatactagatttttttttacgcTTGTTAAGTTAATCTGCTTTTACGCCACACTATGGGGCACAATGGGGTTTTTCTGAAGCTGCTGTATGTCACTTTAACCCTTGCGTCCGTTCTATCCTTATGCATTCTGAAGAGAAACAAAGATCTCATTTCATGTTTAAAGCTcgtgcctcgccgcggtggtctagtggctaaggcactcgactgctgacccgcaggttgcgagatcgaatcccagctgcggccgctgcattttcgatggaggcaaaaatggtgtaggcccatgtgctcagatttgggcgcacgtcaatgaacccgaggtggtcgaaattcccagagacttccactacggtgtctttcataatcatacggtggttttgggatgttaaaccccacatatcaatcaatcaatgtttaaaGCTCGTGCCAGTACTCCTTTAATTTACATTTCCAGCATGACCTACAACATTCTTACATGTACTGTGTAGTTTGGGCAAAACAAGTCATACATTACCTGGAAATTTGAAGTTTCCTTATACCTATGGGTCTGTAAACTTGTAGTGTGGACTTTACAGTGCGACCAAATGGAAATGCGACACTTTACACCTACGTTGCACACATAGTTTTACTTCAACGGTCTTTGCTTTGCATCATACTTTTATAATTCCGATTAACACTTGAATCACAGGCAACATCAACTTTAGTAAAATCTGTAACAACATACTGCAGTTATTTCAAGCGATTACAGATGCCAATCATAATATGAAAAAgaccgtgagcactgtagatcaTGTGTGCATTATACAGATTCCACGATAAGTATGCAGCGTGTGAAAACATTACTGTCGAAAGGCCGTTTCAAGCTACATACCCTTGGTGACATGCGACTGTGTGCCAAGACAGCTTTGCCATTATAATCAAAATATTTGTACCAGTGCATCACAATGTCCATTAACATGGGCAATTAAGAATGGTTAAACTCAACAGTCGTTTAAATTGCTCAACCACAGTTATTGCCAGCTTCAGGGCCAGAGCTACACAGGTTAACTACACGACATCCCATGCGATCATTTGTGTTCACACTTCATTATGTGCATTAAGACTCATTACCTtcttgtgttatttttttttagcaATAGTACCACTGACTTTAAAGGGCTTACGATGCATTCAGGTGACAAACATTCCACTATTCTTTACCCCCTAGGAAAGTAAAGTTAGTGGTCAACCACAATTGGCATACCAACTGTTGCTTGGTCTATTGTGCAACCTGACAAAACACGTTTAATGATAACAGTTAACTTTGGTTAGGATTGCCCATTTAACGAGAAATGTTACATGTGCACACACAAACACTATTGGTTTTTCAAAAGCAAAGCTAGCAGACAACAACAAAAGACATACACAAAACTTCACTGTTGTTCCTGCAGAGAGATCGTCCATAGagcaagtgcatcatgaaagcATCACACCACATTAAGCCTTTTACTGTCAAAAAAGGTTTTTAAAGAAAATATTCCAACTTTAAAGCTAGAACATTAGAAAAAGTGAACACAAACCTCTTTGCTGAGCAGCGTTTCCACATGGGATGTGGTGATCAGGTTGAACTTCCAGAACATGGTGACGGCTTCAACATGCAAACGAAGAAGATGAAACCAAAACGTCCATGTTGGTTACATCGTTTCGACTGGGTGCGTCACCTAAGCATAAGGGCACAGCCTTTCCTCAACAAGTTAAATATGCCTACTGTCGCAGGACTCTGCAAGGTCTGATAAGGCATGTCTGGCATTGGTCCAAATTATCCGTGGTAGTTTGAGGCTAGGTATTCAAGCACAGTTTTGCACGACAGTAATTGATGCACATTGGGAACACAATTTCAGCCATTCGTAACACTCTGTAGGGGCATTCATTTTGACACCGGTGTCCCCCAGTCCCCTTAATCCAACAAGAGGTAATTTAACAACAGCATATGCAAAGGTATCATTCATTGGGTATGGTATTATAGAATTTGCTTTGTATTATAAAATTTAGGGCAGTGTTTGCCAAGTTTTGGGTCAGTGTTCGTCACAGCAACGCATGCAGTGCACGCTATCCTTATGTGTACCAATGCTGAGCGACAGGAATTGCACGCATATCCAACAAAAGCTACCATAGTGTACCCTATTCTAAAACTGCCCATCTTCACTAAGTATGTACACAAGGGGATATCATTTGACACTTGTGCAGTGGCAACAAACCACTGAAGTAATGATCCGTGTAATCTAACGACAGCATGGCTAACGAAAAATGCGCCCCTGAAAAACCAAAACAAGTCGCCAGCGCGGGCCGAGGCTGACTTCGTAGAATCGTTCATCCGGACCGAAAGAAACCACAACAATTCCTCCTGTCAACCCACCTCTAGCCACAGACGGGCAGGAGCTCTTAAGTTCGTTGGTGACTAGAGCAGCGGCCGCCTTCCACATTCTAGGCACGACGTTTCCTCGACAGCGTCTCTCCCAAATCGAAGCGAATTGGGGGCGGTACGCTGCCCATTTTTACGCTGCGCTACGCTAACGCCGATAAGAAATGCGGGCCCAACGCGCGTTAACGAGAACTGGTTGGCGAAGGCGTTAACCACGCTGCCCGGCAATAAAACCAGGCTCGGCTAATTCAGCTTTGAATACGCAACGTTTGGAGGGTGTCACCGATGATGTCATTTCGTCAGCCGCCGGGGGCTAGAAACAACAGCGACTGAAGCCGTGGTTTAGAGGGGAGGTCTCTTGCGACAGCACCGAAAGTTGGCATACCGCGATAAGATTACGGGGGTGGGAAGAAGGGCAAGATAAGAGGACTCACGCGCGGGGCACACGTTTTAGTAGCGTTGTAATGAGAAGGAAAGAAGGTAAAAAAACGGTCGCGGGCTTACCTGTCTTTGGGAAAAGGTTGCTTCCGTAATACCTGCCGAGGATCGGAGGGCACTCTTCTTCTACTGATTCTCCTCTCGGTCTGTGAAGGCTGTCGCTCcgatttttattttcttctttcaacCCCAAGGCGAAGGACCGATCCCGTTTCGATGCATCGCGAGAGACGGTTCAAGCGCGCTTGACGATTTAGCACCAAAAGCGTCAGACCTGTCCGAGCAAGTTCGGAGGAAACGGCGTGCTCTTCCTTTCGAAACGTTTCTTTGGCAGCGTTGACAGCGTTCTCACCGAGAGTTCACGAAACACATCATCCCCACAGTCACAAAAGTACTCGAGTAGGTGCACCGCTGGGGCTCGGAAAGCCACGAGACGTCAAAAAAACACACTGCCACCGCCACTTCCTCAGCGCACCCTGTCTTTTTCTGCTTAATAGTTTTTAGGCCTACAAAAACAGCCGTTCACACTCGACCGAACGAGACAAGACTAAGAAATGGGCGCAATtggaagaagcagaagaagaaaaaaaatcacaaacaCTAACGCACGCACAGAACAGCGGTGTTCGGTGGTCACTTCAGTCCACTGTGgtcaccacgttttttttttttttgaaatgacgGCTCTCCGATGCTGCAGCTTTCAAAAGACAACGGTGGATGGTGATTAAGCGATTAGTTGAGTTTTGACAGGCCTACGGCGATTCAGCGTGCGAGAGTGACTTCTGAACTGTGCCTTGCATCCGAACAGCGGCGGttgacttcttttttttcgcaACCTGCTTACAAGGTTTAGGGGGGTTCCTAAAAACGTTACAGTCGTAGGGCGCCGACAGCGAGGCTCCGATGGGACGAGCTCTTGGGCGAGCGTTGTGGATACGCTGAATTAACGGTCCGTTCGCAGCCGAACATCATGTCAGGCTGTCTTGGCGTTGAAAGCGGAGCACCATAGACCCTCCAAGATGGCAGCCAGCAGCAGCGAATGTCGCTCGCACAATGTTTTTGGCACAAAATTGGTTCACGGGAACACAGAAGGTTATGACAGGAATGGAACTTTCGTCTTTTATTTTTCCCTTCTTTCGCACGCTTCTTCTAGTACCACATACACGTCGAGGTTTCGTTCAACGccgggaaaaaaaaatggcgggtAAAGTTTTGGCGCGAATCGTACTCTGATGAGATAATGTTGTTGTTTGTCTCGTGTATTTTACAATAAGACATATATGACAATGGCATGTAATAAGCTATTAGCGCTCTGTTCAACAGAGCACGTACTTGTTCATCTGCAATTGCACAAAATGAGAGGGTTTTGTCACTGATATTTATGCAATCATTACAGGATTGAATTTGGGAGCCGAGTTCTGCTAGTGATGTTGATTTTGGTCTCTGCAGAGATGCCCGCATATATTACCCCTTGTCCATCCTCCAAGTTCCTCCGAGTCACCCTCTGTTCTATTGCCCCCTTgacaaaagaaaaatgaagttGTTCATTCATACATTCACTCAACTTGACATTCACCGTGTCCAGTTGGTCCAGTCAACCTATTCACAATGGCCAAACTACGTAGATGCCGTCGTTATCGACATGGGACGATCATACTGAAACCAGTATAACATAATTACACACAAACATTGACTTAATTCTTTCACTCCACTGAAGCATACGTGCAGTATTCTAGCCACGGTGAGCTTGCGAAAAACCACCCCAAGCATGGATGCCCCCAAGTATGGCGGTTGCCAACCCGATGCACAACCGAAAGTTGTCCGTACTCTTCGCGCCGTATCGATAGCGTAATCATCTTGTGGGCAAGGCAAGCAAGAGCTCGTCCCAGTGAGTCACATATCGCGCAACTTATACTGCGGTTTTTTAAGCTGAACTGAAGCTGTCACGACGCAACAATCGTTTTGTGCGAACGTCCTCGGACATCAGATCACGTCAAGCTCAGAGCCGGAGGTGCAAAGTCGTTCGTCGACCACGCTCATTGCCCGCATTGCTTCTTGTTCGGCTTTCGTGACAGCAGTACAACTTTGACGGCGTTATGCGCTGGTTATTTAGTTTTACTAGCGTGGGCGGATTGCGGGGTAATACTTTAGCAATACCTTGAGCAGTCTTCCTCATTCTACATGTACGAATGGTTGGTTCTTTTGTGTGCACTGGAAACTAGGGAGACGCAGGTTTCGTATTGTTGAAACACTTTCAGAGCTGAATGTGCTACCGAGGTTTCCAAGTTAAAAATGCAAATTCCCGTGGCCCTAATCATCGCCGTATTACTCGAAGGTGTTGGCAAATGTATCTTGATGCTAAACGACTGGAGTGTCTCTAGAGCCGGCAGATCTGTGTTGCATTCATCATTGGAACCTAACATCCTGTCttttacgatttttttttttttttgcagtttaaaAAGAAAACATGGAGTGGCTTTTTGGTCGCAAGAAGTCGCCAGAGGAGATGCTTCGGCAAAACCAGCGGGCTCTCAATAAAGCCATGCGTGACCTGGACAGAGAGCGCGTAAAAATGGAACAGCAGGAAAAGAAGATCATCATGGACATTAAGAAAATGGCCAAGGACAATCAGATGGTGGGCAGCGTTTGAGAAGTTTTGAAGATCGATGCATTATACCTGCTTACCATTACATCGCGTGCAGCTTTCACACAAAGTTTCACTTCGTTGATCCTTTTGGCCGTaaggcagtttcttcagcataTTGCTGCAGTGAATGTGCTTTCAGCACTCAATTTTGTGGGCCACAAAGGAACAGTGCCTTGCCTTTATGCTTTTTCCTGTTTAGTTGAATTTTCACCAGTACTATGTTTATATGAGTGCCACACACCAACAGGCATGGCAACGTACCTTGTTATTCCATTCGGCATGCTTCGTGCGCTGATGCTAAAATGCCTTGCATAGTCTAGCCTTGTAAATGATAGTGAATAAACCAGTTATAATAATGAAGGCCATCTCGTACTGCATGGCAAAAGACACGAAACAAAGGTTCAAAAACTAGAAAGATGAGCAATATTCTATTGTTAGAAGGCAAAGATATGAACACAAAACACATCCCACAGTTATAGATGCTACTCATTGGATGACGCCATATGCAGATGACTAACATATTTGCATCATTCTTATTCACACTTTTTTCTCTAGATGTTGCCCTCCAATTTGTGTGTACCCTATATTTGGGCTCAAACACAAAATAAGAGTGAAGGGGCTTTTTCATTTTTCGTAATACAAAATTACTACAGCGCCACAACAAAAGGGGAGTTATAATCATGCAATTACAGTACATAGTCTCAAAAGCAGTTCGCattcttggcttttttttttgttcttgttttacgCTACACACATTAGAACTTGACTCCACAAGTAAGCTACGCCTACACAACTGCCGACTTTAATTGTGTTCAATGCTAGTAAGGGTAGCACTGGTCACTCGAAACGGTTCATTTCGTGCAGGACGCCGTGAAGATCATGGCGCGGGATTTGGTTCGGACACGGCGGCAAGTGAAAAAGTTCATCTTGATGCGGGCCAACATCCAGGCGGTCTCGCTGAAGATCCAGACACTTCGCTCGCAGAATGCCATGGCACAAGCCATGCGAGGCGTCACGCGTGCCATGCAGAGCATGAACAAACAGGTCAGTTTGTGCATGTCAGTCGCATGACTTTAACACGGTAATTCTGTGAAAGTAATGCATTCTGGGACTCATGCTTAAAAGGTGTATGTTTAATATGGTGAGTGCCTTCTATGTCCAACGAGTCGAAAAGTACAGTTTTGACAAAACAAATAGTACCACAATTACATTGCATGACATCATGCTGTGAAGTCATCAATGATGTGGGGTCATTGCTTGGGACCCTGAAACACTCAAAACTTCGGGAGGGGGCACAATGCAATCAACTGAGAACATCCAAGTAATTTAATGACTGTCTGTTGACAACCTAGGGTCGTGCTCTCCTACGTGTTGCCAAAAAGAGCTGCCAATATCGTGTGCTAACAGAGGCAATTTGCGTCTGTAGTTGGGTGCGAATTCGGGTTTCTTTTTCAGCTTAGCCCAACTTTGAAGTGGTCATTAAGAATGGTTATAGCATGCATGctcattattattaataaaagTAACTTTATTCATATGCCAGTCAGCATAATGACAATAGATTTCTTCTTCAAGTAAAGAGAATCAACAATCTAGTATGCCATTGTACTTCTTCTCTAACCCCTATGCAACTGCCTGGCGCATGTGGCGTCATCAGTAATGAAGCATGTTTTGATTAGATACAAAAGGAGCAAAGATGTTTTAATCAAGTTCTTCAGGTTCTCAGTGTGCCATGAACCATTCACTTTGTGACCAGAGAAAGACGTGACTTCCGttacatttgccatttgtgacgggTAATGCTGCGGCCTTTGTGAGGAATGGGTGGTGTGACTCGAGTCGCGATTTTCTGTGCTTGCAGCTGAACCTGCCACAGATACAGAAGATAATGCAGGAGTTCGAGAAGCAGTCTGAAATTATGGACATGAAAGAGGAGATGATGAACGATGCCATCGACGACGCAATGGGCGATGACGAAGATGAGGAGGAGAGGCAAGTGACTGGTTGCATGTCTTTTCGTGCTTGTAATGTGCTGTAATGCAAAGCGTTCCATAAAATtacctagaggggactctggcgctatGATCATTCAGTGACCTTGGGAATTTTGGGTATGAAATggattcgcctagtcttcgttCTTGTGGACGGcaaatcacacttgtggcttcatttattgctgtgtttcggttgtGTTTCGAATGAAAGAATGAACCCTTTTAAACTGCATGACCCAATTTTAAGTGGTAAGTTTAAAAGATTAaggaggccctgaaacacttttttgaataaccatggaattaattcactggaaaagtgtATTACCTGTGGGTAACTTTGCCTCCATggccgcaccactccataagctacttgcttctggtacgccctttcagtggtcccaggaatgtgaatcggctttcgacaggttgaagagtgccctcacgaccgatcctgtactttctcattttcacgatggtgcaccgaccttcctccgtacagacgctagcggccacggtttaggaaccgtgctcctccagcgcgacaactcctCGCGAGAGCGAgccgttgcgtacgccagccgcgtcctctccgcagccgagaggaactatacAATCACtgaggagtgcctcgccatcgtttggtcagtgcataaatttcgtccctatcttcagggccgccatttcaccattgtgaccgaccaccacgctttatgttggctttcgacactcaacaacttgtcgggacgcctcggccgctggattctacgcctacaagagtatgattttgacatcgtatacaagtgtggcagaaagcatagcgacgccgatgctctttctcgctgcccactaccaacGGCTCCCCtcatcactttgcacaacacaccctcggagcccacgtctacggcggtttcctctctcgcctctatggaccagctgccttcggacgacccgcacgatttttcttctcaacagctggctgacccatactgtcgacgtattataggctacctcactggcagttcccgtccacctaatgcgaggctccgtcgccaactctcgcagtttaaggtggacaactcggtgctgtaccgcaaaatttaccatcctgacggtcagcgcagggttcccgttctaccccgatcgcttcaaTCCGAAGTCCTCACagcgcttcatgaccatccgacggctggtcaccttggttaccacaaaacctacgatcgccttcgaagtcggttttattggccaggtgttaccactagtgtagctcagtacattgggtcctgcactacccgccaatgtagaaaactacccacatctgctccagttgatacactacagcctcttccgtgcccagccacaccattcgaagttgtaggcatcgatctttatggcccccttccagtcagtgctgctggaaaccgatggatagtaacagccgttgatcATTTGACGCGCTatgccgagacggcatccgtcactaccggttcagcttctgaaatggccgatttcatcctctgagccattatactgcgtcatggtgctccacgtgtattgctcagtgaccgtggaagggccttcctttcacaactaatGAACGAACTTCTTCGTCCCTCTGGCaaaactcacaagactgcctctagttatcatccccaaactaacggcctcactgagcgattccaccgcactcttgctgacattattgccgcctacattcaaccagaccacaataactgggatgtagttctaccattcgt
This region includes:
- the Vps2 gene encoding vacuolar protein sorting 2, coding for MEWLFGRKKSPEEMLRQNQRALNKAMRDLDRERVKMEQQEKKIIMDIKKMAKDNQMDAVKIMARDLVRTRRQVKKFILMRANIQAVSLKIQTLRSQNAMAQAMRGVTRAMQSMNKQLNLPQIQKIMQEFEKQSEIMDMKEEMMNDAIDDAMGDDEDEEESDAIVNEVLDELGLQLSEKLTDLPEAGGSLSAAAQKGKAATPAAVSDADADLQARLENLRRE